The following coding sequences are from one Nicotiana tomentosiformis chromosome 3, ASM39032v3, whole genome shotgun sequence window:
- the LOC104092795 gene encoding ras-related protein RABA6a-like, whose amino-acid sequence MGDSFDEECDYLFKAVLIGDSAVGKSNLLSRFAKDQFQLDSKPTIGVEFAYRNIRVGDKLIKAQIWDTAGQERFRAITSSYYRGALGALLVYDITRRATFENLRKWLYELREYGSSDMVIVLVGNKSDLANSAREVNVEDGQSLAQLEGLSFLETSAKDNLNVEEAFFQMITKIHEIMSQKSLEAKMNEATTPKSLQGKKEIINMMDDEVTATKQTSTCCLY is encoded by the exons ATGGGGGATTCATTTGATGAAGAGTGTGATTATCTATTCAAAGCAGTTCTTATAGGAGATTCAGCAGTTGGGAAATCAAACCTTTTGTCAAGATTTGCTAAGGATCAATTTCAGCTGGATTCTAAACCTACCATTGGAGTGGAATTTGCTTACAGAAATATTAGAGTTGGCGATAAGCTCATCAAAGCACAAATATGGGACACCGCCGGACAAGAAAG GTTTCGAGCCATAACAAGTTCATATTATCGTGGAGCACTTGGTGCCTTGCTTGTCTACGATATAACAAGAAGAGCAACATTTGAAAATTTAAGAAAATGGCTATACGAGCTTAGGGAATATGGCAGCTCAGACATGGTAATTGTTCTTGTTGGAAACAAATCTGATTTGGCCAATTCTGCAAGAGAAGTCAATGTTGAAGATGGGCAAAGCCTTGCACAATTAGAAGGATTATCTTTTTTGGAAACATCAGCAAAGGACAATCTAAATGTAGAAGAAGCATTTTTTCAAATGATTACAAAAATTCATGAAATTATGAGTCAGAAAAGCTTGGAAGCTAAGATGAATGAAGCAACTACACCAAAATCTCTTCaaggaaaaaaagaaattatTAACATGATGGATGATGAAGTAACAGCCACTAAACAAACTTCTACTTGTTGTTTATACTGA